A region of Sugiyamaella lignohabitans strain CBS 10342 chromosome A, complete sequence DNA encodes the following proteins:
- the DSF2 gene encoding Dsf2p (Deletion suppressor of mpt5 mutation; relocalizes from bud neck to cytoplasm upon DNA replication stress; GO_component: GO:0005934 - cellular bud tip [Evidence IDA] [PMID 22842922]; GO_function: GO:0003674 - molecular_function [Evidence ND]; GO_process: GO:0008150 - biological_process [Evidence ND]), which yields MDLSWSSHQTDPGRVSARSKGYELKKTTELGVQGNTASDVDTAPYYEGSHLNRHGQSKTNNDTIRIVDNPMESENTRLSLQPFHGSEDVGKIGGAGSDSGRADPTTPRSPIHSQQNYQKCTVNYDYSRHLTANPSSNPNITSEGDYSYRHSRSASRSPQRRPIGSSKPSSGSTSPARPDGYIPYSLNRDYNSESSVLMVNGDPYHSSRSDRDRLVGQMSQLEVDTTSRSNSRPTVPPIITQTDMSLSSSPPKLLSPYPLSRPYQLSPATSPVTSNISSPVQSPLLETSPNSKPSISPGSTGHLSPRPVTPDNTKESKRRSLLRAISPLRRHHHKSEENKHGSDADSYDLESNEQEWEEKANELALSSSSLPRERFDFEKPLANTNYNSKNSRENELKLQKAINIHEQGRVEESCKLFEALARTQQEGGPGMPLAQLLYGLSLRHGWGCGVDEQLGFKYLRMAASASAELNQTNNTASTKAELVLAIFELGNSFRNGWGCEKDDSSAKTYYETAARLGDPDAMMEVAQCYLDGIGTKKNKHLAAKYYRMAEKHGRSEVGNSWIW from the coding sequence ATGGATTTATCTTGGTCTAGCCATCAAACTGACCCTGGCAGGGTATCCGCCAGGAGTAAAGGATatgaattaaaaaaaacGACGGAGCTTGGCGTACAGGGGAACACTGCCTCAGATGTCGACACAGCCCCTTATTACGAAGGCTCGCATTTAAACCGTCATGGCCAATCTAAAACTAACAATGACACAATTAGAATCGTGGATAATCCAATGGAATCAGAGAATACTAGGTTGTCTTTACAACCGTTTCATGGATCAGAAGATGTTGGAAAGATAGGGGGTGCAGGGTCTGATTCTGGTCGTGCCGATCCAACTACCCCTAGGTCACCTATTCATTCGCAACAGAACTATCAAAAGTGTACGGTAAATTATGACTATTCACGTCATTTAACAGCAAATCCAAGTAGTAATCCAAATATAACCAGTGAGGGTGATTATAGCTACAGGCATTCTAGGTCGGCCTCACGTTCTCCTCAGCGAAGGCCTATCGGTTCCAGTAAACCAAGCTCTGGTTCAACAAGTCCGGCTAGACCAGATGGGTATATCCCATATTCCTTAAACCGTGACTATAATTCGGAGTCTTCAGTCTTGATGGTCAATGGAGACCCCTACCACAGTTCTAGGTCGGACCGTGACCGACTGGTAGGACAAATGTCGCAACTTGAGGTCGATACAACTTCAAGATCTAATTCAAGGCCAACAGTACCACCAATTATAACACAGACAGATATGTCGCTATCCAGTTCGCCGCCCAAGTTGCTGTCCCCATATCCCCTATCTCGACCATATCAACTGTCACCTGCTACAAGTCCTGTTACATCCAATATATCCTCTCCCGTCCAGTCACCGCTTCTTGAAACGTCTCCTAATTCCAAGCCTTCCATATCGCCAGGATCCACTGGACACTTATCACCGCGACCAGTGACTCCAGACAATACTAAGGAGTCAAAACGGAGGTCACTATTGAGAGCTATTTCGCCATTGAGGAGACACCATCATAAATCggaagaaaacaaacatGGTAGCGATGCAGACAGTTATGATCTAGAAAGTAACGAGCAAGAATGGGAAGAGAAAGCCAATGAGCTGGCTCtttccagcagctcgcTCCCGAGAGAAagatttgattttgaaaaaccCCTTGCCAATACGAACTACAATAGCAAGAATAGTAGGGAAAATGAGTTAAAATTACAAAAAGctataaatatacatgAACAAGGGCGAGTAGAGGAGTCGTGCAAACTATTTGAGGCACTGGCAAGGACTCAACAAGAAGGAGGCCCAGGAATGCCGTTAGCGCAGTTACTGTATGGATTATCATTGAGACATGGTTGGGGATGTGGTGTGGATGAACAGCTTGGATTCAAGTACCTGCGAATGGCGGCATCGGCAAGTGCCGAACTcaaccaaacaaacaataCGGCATCAACTAAAGCAGAGCTTGTACTGGCAATATTTGAATTAGGAAATAGTTTCAGAAACGGGTGGGGGTGCGAAAAAGACGATAGCTCAGCTAAAACGTACTATGAAACGGCAGCTAGGCTCGGAGACCCCGATGCCATGATGGAAGTGGCACAATGTTACCTTGATGGTATTGgaaccaagaaaaacaagcaCCTGGCAGCGAAATACTACCGAATGGCAGAGAAACATGGAAGAAGTGAGGTGGGCAATTCTTGGATCTGGTAA